A stretch of the Channa argus isolate prfri chromosome 9, Channa argus male v1.0, whole genome shotgun sequence genome encodes the following:
- the htr1fa gene encoding 5-hydroxytryptamine receptor 1F: MDFPNCTEGVFATGKCYESLETTKLPPSKILLTLTLSALAVLTTFFNCLVITAIVVTRKLHHPANYLICSLAVTDLLVAVLVMPFSIIYIQKESWVMGQVVCTIWLSVDITCCTCSILHLAAIAIDRYRAITDAVEYSRKRTGARAGAMIAVVWLLSILISLPPLLWRYYSGDAEQQDQCIIIHHHMAFTLYSTLGAFYIPLLLILILYYKIYRAAQTLYMRREASRASRHSCMTNGSMIPSSYPAGEDDNDGGPRSPEPVSPPEKSFSEPSTEEPPRERVRVSVKAFQCKSRRHESRSESRRSQFYQGPRISGSRERRAASTLGLIIGAFVICWLPFFVKEVIVNTCGACSTSMEMADFLTWLGYLNSLINPLIYTIFNEDFKKAFQRLVRCSHYL, from the coding sequence ATGGATTTCCCCAACTGCACTGAAGGGGTGTTTGCTACAGGCAAATGTTATGAGTCACTGGAAACCACTAAACTTCCTCCCAGTAAAATCCTTCTCACACTGACCCTGTCTGCACTGGCCGTCCTGACTACATTCTTCAACTGCCTGGTAATAACAGCTATCGTTGTCACCCGCAAATTGCACCACCCAGCCAACTACCTCATCTGCTCATTAGCAGTAACCGACCTGCTGGTGGCTGTGCTGGTCATGCCCTTCAGTATCATTTACATCCAGAAAGAAAGCTGGGTCATGGGTCAGGTGGTTTGTACCATCTGGTTAAGTGTGGATATCACCTGCTGCACCTGCTCCATTCTGCACCTTGCTGCAATTGCCATTGACCGATACAGGGCCATTACTGATGCGGTGGAGTATTCACGCAAACGCACAGGGGCCAGGGCTGGTGCAATGATTGCCGTGGTGTGGCTGTTGTCCATCCTCATCTCACTTCCTCCTCTACTATGGCGGTACTACAGTGGGGATGCAGAGCAGCAAGACCAGTGCATCATCATCCACCATCACATGGCCTTCACGTTGTACTCCACCCTTGGAGCATTTTACATCCCTCTGCtgctcatcctcatcctctacTACAAAATCTACCGGGCAGCTCAGACCCTCTATATGCGTAGGGAGGCCAGTCGAGCCAGCCGTCACTCATGCATGACCAATGGGAGCATGATCCCCTCATCCTACCCTGCTGGAGAGGATGACAATGATGGGGGGCCTCGTAGTCCAGAGCCCGTAAGCCCACCAGAAAAGTCTTTCTCTGAGCCGTCAACTGAGGAACCTCCACGTGAACGGGTGCGTGTGTCGGTTAAGGCTTTCCAATGCAAGTCGCGCCGGCATGAGTCACGTAGTGAATCACGTCGGAGTCAGTTCTACCAAGGACCACGAATTTCAGGCTCACGGGAACGCAGAGCAGCATCTACACTGGGATTGATCATTGGGGCGTTTGTCATCTGTTGGTTACCATTTTTTGTCAAAGAGGTTATCGTCAATACCTGTGGTGCTTGCAGTACTTCAATGGAGATGGCTGACTTTCTGACGTGGTTGGGGTATCTCAACTCTCTGATCAACCCCCTCATCTACACCATCTTTAATGAAGACTTCAAAAAAGCTTTCCAAAGACTTGTTCGGTGCAGTCATTACCTCTGA